In the genome of Actinobacillus lignieresii, the window GCTCTTTTTCTGCGGCGGAAAGATTTTCCGGCGAATTACCTTTGACTTGATTACGAGGAATAAGGCGACCTTGAATATCGCCGCCTAAAGCGCGAACCGCAGCGGCGGCAACCACTCCTTCCGGCGCACCGCCGATACCATAAACTAAATCCAAATCGCTATCCGGTAAGCAACATTGTACTGCGGCGGCAACGTCGCCGTCAGGAATCGCCATAACTTTTACACCTAATTTCTGCACGGTTTTAATAATTTCATCGTGACGCGGTTTCGCCAAGATTGCCACCGTCATTTGTGTAAGCAATTTGCCTTTTTTAGACGCAACACGGCGAATATTTTGCTCAAGCGGCAGATCCAAGTCGATCATACCTTTTGCTTCGCTATCCACCACCAGTTTTTCCATATACATATCCGGTGCTTGGAGAAACGTTTCTTTGCTACCTGCCGCTAAAACCGATAACGCCCCGGCTTGCCCCATCGCCGTCATACGAGTACCGTCAATCGGATCCACCGCAATCGCTACCTCTCTATCTTCCGGTTGAGAACGACCTACTTTTTCACCGATATATAACATCGGCGCTTCATCAATTTCCCCTTCGCCGATAACGATTTCACCACGGATCTCCATCTTATTTAATACTAAGCGCATTGCCTTAACCGCAGCATCATCTGCGGCATTTTTATCACCTCGACCGATCCACTCGTAAGCGGCAAGTGCGGCAGCTTCCGTTACCCGAGAAAACTCAAAAGAAATAGCACGTTTCATCTTATGTTCCTTATATAAAATAACCGATATTATTTATATTTTATCAGCTCGCAATCGATTAGGTTACTAAAAAATCGGCAAATGAAGAAAAATTCCAAAATGTATGAACTTTTCAATGAAATCAACACCTAATTGAGTTATAATTCTTACACTTTACATATCTGTTTTTAAGAGGGAACCAATTATGTCATTACCAATTCTTGACCAACTTGAAGAAAAAATTAAACAAGCGGTGGAAACCATTCAATTACTCCAATTAGAAGTGGAAGAATTAAAAGAAAAAAATACTACCGTAGAGCAAGAAAAAGAAACATTACGCCAAGAATACGAACAATTAAAATCCGAGCAACAAAGTTTCCAAGATCGTTTACGCTCGCTTCTAGGTCAAATCGATAACGTATAATTGTTCCTTTTCAATAGAACGGCTAATTTGCATTAGCCGTTTTTTATTTGTATAACATTATGGCAAAACTCTATTTTTATTACTCCTCAATGAATGCGGGCAAATCAACCACCCTGCTTCAATCCTCTTATAATTACCAAGAACGAGGTATGAATACGTTGGTTTATACCGCAGCGATTGATGATCGTTACGGCATCGGTAAAGTTAGTTCTCGTATCGGAATTTCACAAGAAGCATTATTGTTTCAGTCGGACACTAATTTATTTAACGAAATCGAACTGGCTCATCAAACAGAAACGTTACACTGTATCTTAATTGACGAGGCCCAATTTTTGACCAAAGCGCAGGTCTATCAATTAACCGACGTGGTGGATAAACTTAAGATTCCGGTGCTTTGTTATGGTTTACGTACCGATTTCCAAGCCGAACTTTTTGAAGGCAGTCAATACCTATTGGCATGGGCGGACGAACTGCAAGAACTTAAAACGATTTGCGATTGCGGTCGAAAAGCGCATTTTGTGATTCGTATGAACGAAAAAGGTGAAGCGGTCGCCGACGGAGACCAAATTCAAATCGGCGGAAATGATAAATATCTTTCCGTATGCCGTTATCATTACAAACAAAAACTCAATAAACTCTAATCTAATTTATAAGCGGTTGTTTTTACAAGATTTTTTACAAAGACAACCGCTTTTTCTTTATCTTTCTTTTCCTCAGTTTTTATCTCCTACATTTAAGTCTTTATTTCGTCTTTCAGTTAAATAATAAGTGAGCATTCGCTCAGTAAAATGGAGTGTAACGATCTATTTACAAAGATAAGCAAGCTAAAAACACTCACTCCAAGATCCGCATTACACTCCAATTTAGGTATGACAATGTTTAAATTATACGCTTAAATGTGAGCATTTGCTCAATATATGTGCGGATTAATGCTATTTACGTGCTTGTAAGCAGGAATATACAGAGGAATTTATTATCGGAGAGGGTTTTGTAGGATCTTACAAAATAAAAAAGGTACGTTTTTTATGCGTACCCTTCTCATATTTTTTGTATTTTTATACAAAAGAATAAGTAAAACGATTTATCGTTTGTGAGGCAATTTTTCCCAAGTGACTTCATTACGCAAATAGACGGGTTCTATTTGTAGCGCGGATAGCGCTTTACCCTGCTCTAATTCCAGTTCTGCCAATTTAAGCATTGATTTTGCCGAAGGTAAGGTAATATCACTGATTGAAAGGGGGAGTTTTGCCTCTGCAAATTGTGAATATGCCGCCCAACCGGTACCGACGACGACGGTATTTGCTTTAAGTTGAATTTGATTAATTGCGGATTCCAGAGAACATACTTGCTCGGTTACAATTTCTTGCCAAGTTTGCTCCACTCTTTCATATTGGGCAAAGTAAACTTCGTTCATACGAGCGTCAATCAGTGCAACGACATTTGTTGCGCCCGTTTGCTCATAAGCGGCTTGTGCCATAGCCAATAAGTTAGAAATCGGTACTACGGGTAGATTTGCTCCCATTGCAAGCCCTTGAGCGATTCCCACTCCGACTCGTACACCGGTAAAACTTCCCGGGCCTCGACCAAATACGAGCGCATCCACTTGTTTAATGGAAATATTCGCTTGTGCCAATAATTCGTCAATCATCGGCAAAATACGTTGTGTGTGTGTTCTCGGACTTAATTCATCTAATGAAGTTAGTTTTCCGTTATGTTGTAACGCTACCGAACAGGCTTCCGTAGCTGTATCAATAGCAAGAATGGTTTTGTTCATGAATTTATTACCTTAAAACGACAGAAAACACGGAAATAAGCGGTCAATTTTACAAAGAATTTTGTAAAACCCTCTATTTCCGTGTTTTGATAAATTTACTGAATTAAATATGTTTGCGGCGTTGTTCAACCGCATCAGCCAAAGCAAACAACGCTTTTTCGCTATCTTCCCAACCGATACAGGCATCCGTTACACTTTGTCCGTAAACCAAATGCGCTAAATTACCGTCACCTAATTCTTGGCGACCTTCCACTAAATGACTTTCAATCATCACACCGGAAATCAGTTCCGAACCGCTTGCAATTTGTCGGCATACGTCCGCACAAACGTCCATCTGACGTTTAAATTGTTTTTGGCTGTTGGCATGACTGAAATCAATCATTACGTGCGGTCGGCGACCGGATTTCTCGATATCCGCACATACTTTGGCGACCGATTCGGCATCATAGTTCGTCCCTTTATCACCGCCGCGTAAAATGATATGGCAATCCGGATTACCTGCCGTAGAAACAATTGCGGAATGTCCGAATTTGGTGACTGATAAGAAATGATGCGGAGCTTCCGCCGCACCGATTGCATCTAATGCGATTTTTACACCGCCGTTTGTCGCATTTTTAAAGCCGACCGCACAAGATAAACCGGACGCTAATTCACGATGAACTTGCGATTCGGTCGTGCGTGCACCGATTGCACCCCAACTCATAAAGTCCGCCATATATTGCGGTGTGATCATATCTAAAAATTCGCCTGCCGCCGGTACGGTTAAATCGTTAATATCCGATAATACTTTACGAGCGATACGTAAACCGTCGTTTAACGCGTAAGTTTCGTTAAGATAAGGATCATTGATTAACCCTTTCCAACCGACGGTCGTGCGCGGTTTTTCAAAATAAACGCGCATTACCACTTCAAGGTTTTGATTAATCTTAGGATTCGCACGAATTGTTTTTATACGTTGTGCATACTCTAGCGCCGCTTTAGGATCATGGATGGAACAAGGTCCGATCACCACCAATAAACGGTCGTCCGCACCGTGAATAATTTTATGAATGGCTTTACGTGCTTTTTCTACGGTTTCGGCGGCAATATCGCTTGCGGGAAAACGTTCCAATAGCGCAACCGGCGGTAAAAGTTGTTCAATATTCGTAATACGAAGATCATCATTTTTATAAGACATTGTGTGCTCTCTTGTTTTAAATTATAGGCAAAATTAATAAGGGTGGAACTAAAGTAGATGAATTAGAGAAGTATGTCAAATGATTTTGAACTATTTTACTAGTACAAAACCATTTGTCTGAATTAACGGCTTGTAAAAGTATTACAAACGGCAGGATTACCCGATTGTAGCCCTTTGCGGAACCAAGTTAAGCGTTCTGCGGATGAACCGTGAGTAAAACTATCGGGAACGACATAACCTTGAGAGCGTTTCTGTAAGCGATCATCGCCTACGGCTTGTGAGGCGACGAAAGCCTCCTCTACGTCACCGGCATCCAATTTGCCTTCTTTTTGAATTTGATAACCCCAAACTCCCGCAAAACAGTCGGCTTGAAGCTCTACATTCACGGAAATTTTATTAGCCGCCGCTTGATTGCGAGCGGTTTGTTGCGCTCGTTGCGTTTGTTCGCTAATCCCTAATAAATTTTGTACGTGATGTCCGACTTCATGCGCAATTACATAGGCAAATGCGAAATCACCCGATGCTTTTAATTGTGATTTCATATCGTCAT includes:
- the aroG gene encoding 3-deoxy-7-phosphoheptulonate synthase AroG, producing the protein MSYKNDDLRITNIEQLLPPVALLERFPASDIAAETVEKARKAIHKIIHGADDRLLVVIGPCSIHDPKAALEYAQRIKTIRANPKINQNLEVVMRVYFEKPRTTVGWKGLINDPYLNETYALNDGLRIARKVLSDINDLTVPAAGEFLDMITPQYMADFMSWGAIGARTTESQVHRELASGLSCAVGFKNATNGGVKIALDAIGAAEAPHHFLSVTKFGHSAIVSTAGNPDCHIILRGGDKGTNYDAESVAKVCADIEKSGRRPHVMIDFSHANSQKQFKRQMDVCADVCRQIASGSELISGVMIESHLVEGRQELGDGNLAHLVYGQSVTDACIGWEDSEKALFALADAVEQRRKHI
- the tsaB gene encoding tRNA (adenosine(37)-N6)-threonylcarbamoyltransferase complex dimerization subunit type 1 TsaB; translation: MNKTILAIDTATEACSVALQHNGKLTSLDELSPRTHTQRILPMIDELLAQANISIKQVDALVFGRGPGSFTGVRVGVGIAQGLAMGANLPVVPISNLLAMAQAAYEQTGATNVVALIDARMNEVYFAQYERVEQTWQEIVTEQVCSLESAINQIQLKANTVVVGTGWAAYSQFAEAKLPLSISDITLPSAKSMLKLAELELEQGKALSALQIEPVYLRNEVTWEKLPHKR
- a CDS encoding thymidine kinase; the protein is MAKLYFYYSSMNAGKSTTLLQSSYNYQERGMNTLVYTAAIDDRYGIGKVSSRIGISQEALLFQSDTNLFNEIELAHQTETLHCILIDEAQFLTKAQVYQLTDVVDKLKIPVLCYGLRTDFQAELFEGSQYLLAWADELQELKTICDCGRKAHFVIRMNEKGEAVADGDQIQIGGNDKYLSVCRYHYKQKLNKL
- the glpX gene encoding class II fructose-bisphosphatase, with the protein product MKRAISFEFSRVTEAAALAAYEWIGRGDKNAADDAAVKAMRLVLNKMEIRGEIVIGEGEIDEAPMLYIGEKVGRSQPEDREVAIAVDPIDGTRMTAMGQAGALSVLAAGSKETFLQAPDMYMEKLVVDSEAKGMIDLDLPLEQNIRRVASKKGKLLTQMTVAILAKPRHDEIIKTVQKLGVKVMAIPDGDVAAAVQCCLPDSDLDLVYGIGGAPEGVVAAAAVRALGGDIQGRLIPRNQVKGNSPENLSAAEKELSRCAQMNVPVNKVLKLEDLVRDDNVLFAATGITTGDLLKGVQRKGSMMFTETLLIRGRSRTIRKLASYHDISRLSED
- the zapB gene encoding cell division protein ZapB, coding for MSLPILDQLEEKIKQAVETIQLLQLEVEELKEKNTTVEQEKETLRQEYEQLKSEQQSFQDRLRSLLGQIDNV